From a single Candidatus Edwardsbacteria bacterium RifOxyA12_full_54_48 genomic region:
- a CDS encoding protein arginine kinase: MNLPDNGIQGLIGQEAGWLKPSDSDPGVVISSRVRLARNLAEHLFPGRSGQAERSLVREEVRKASSAVNYFGGAAFFDLDILNQLDRTALWERRLISSDLMDKKNGAGVLVGRDQSLDLMINEEDHIRMQSLLPGLDLIEAFRIVDQVDDQLQRRLAMAYSPEWGFLTCCPSNLGTGLRASLLIHLPALVRAKRIEKLLNQMEEQGILVRGFYGEGSEVAGDIFQISNRATLGRNELEIIEHVERVGRSLMEQEMEARRYIMDHARRQTEDNIWRAFGILANARMLSSREFLELTSSLRLGIFLGLFPRMGLNALNKLLITTQPAHLQIMLDAQLEAHERDGERAKMVRAIMADFI, from the coding sequence ATGAACCTTCCCGACAACGGCATACAGGGCCTGATCGGCCAGGAGGCCGGATGGCTTAAACCTTCGGACAGCGATCCCGGAGTGGTGATCTCCAGCCGGGTCCGGCTGGCCCGCAATCTGGCGGAGCATCTTTTTCCCGGCCGCTCCGGGCAGGCTGAGCGCAGCCTGGTCCGGGAGGAGGTCAGAAAAGCTTCGTCAGCGGTTAATTATTTCGGCGGTGCGGCCTTTTTCGACCTGGATATCCTGAACCAGCTCGACAGGACCGCCCTGTGGGAGCGCCGGCTGATCAGCTCGGACCTGATGGACAAAAAGAACGGGGCCGGGGTGCTGGTGGGAAGGGACCAGTCGCTGGACCTGATGATCAACGAGGAGGACCACATCCGGATGCAGAGCCTGCTGCCGGGCCTGGATCTGATCGAGGCCTTCCGGATAGTCGACCAGGTGGACGATCAGCTGCAGCGGAGACTGGCGATGGCCTATTCCCCGGAGTGGGGATTTCTGACCTGTTGTCCCAGCAACCTGGGGACCGGCTTAAGGGCCTCGCTGCTGATCCACCTGCCGGCCCTGGTGCGGGCCAAAAGGATAGAAAAACTTTTGAATCAAATGGAGGAGCAGGGGATCCTGGTGCGGGGCTTCTACGGCGAGGGCAGCGAGGTGGCCGGGGATATCTTCCAGATCTCCAACCGGGCCACCCTGGGCCGGAACGAATTGGAGATAATAGAGCATGTGGAGCGGGTGGGCCGCAGCCTGATGGAACAGGAAATGGAGGCCCGCCGATACATCATGGATCACGCCCGCCGGCAGACCGAGGACAACATCTGGAGGGCCTTCGGCATCCTGGCCAACGCCAGGATGCTTTCCTCCCGGGAATTTTTGGAGCTGACATCCTCCCTGCGTCTGGGCATTTTCCTGGGCCTGTTTCCCAGGATGGGGCTGAATGCCCTGAACAAACTGCTGATCACCACCCAGCCGGCCCATCTGCAGATCATGCTGGACGCCCAGCTGGAGGCCCATGAACGGGACGGGGAAAGGGCCAAAATGGTCAGGGCTATCATGGCAGATTTTATTTAA
- a CDS encoding outer membrane protein assembly factor BamA, with the protein MVISLLVQTLPANAVIIADLRVEGVERIDPEVVLNASGILPGDQLNDNNISEAVKKIYQLGYFTEVAVAKDSTESGYLLVFSVTEKAIVERIEFLGNKKIKSDQLEEKIALKPGSFLDPQYLAQSKDTIRALYMEKGYFNAQVEDTLIESGSRYAVRFKIEEGKKIRVKKILVSGNQALSDGAVIKAMKTKPRGWTLVWKVIPWFRSGSFNQDTLTQDLDRVTRLYKNHGHLEIAARQDSLSYNRKMDRVDIHLEVAEGPEFKIGRVEFSGNDKIDTKRLHRMTELKPEKIFRIDDADKTLENLFSIYTEEGYIYCHIEPFQDLRDSTVDITYNIIENKPAYVNKVIISGNTKTREKVIRRVLTVKPGELFRRSKVMRSQREIFTLGYFEDVQLNYQPADTLGNIDLIFDVKEKTVGQFQIGTTYGATDGLAGFVQIGVPNFLGRGQQVNLKTEFSNKKFNVDLGFTEPWLFDTPTSVGVNVYHTQYTYSEYTQKKTGGSLSLGRPIPWLDYTRGYWSYSLERINITDMSESFAQAMSTQAFPSISSSTSFTLVRDSRDRPFNASRGTRTVGLAKYAGGILGGRIDYQKYLLEYRHYRPLFWKLVGMARAKTGVVDGYSSPSTVPAYERFRIGGSGDDGVRGYPDQSINRATYGGRIMLISNLEVKYSFNQSVYLLAFADAGNTWTQYDQIHPSVLYKGAGLGVRAEVPMLGVLGLDWGWGFDWDKNVQSDKWQLHFQLGTSF; encoded by the coding sequence ATGGTAATTTCGCTCTTGGTCCAGACCTTGCCGGCCAATGCCGTCATCATAGCCGACCTCAGGGTAGAGGGTGTCGAACGAATCGATCCGGAGGTGGTGCTGAACGCATCGGGGATACTGCCGGGCGACCAGCTGAACGACAACAACATCTCCGAAGCGGTGAAGAAGATATACCAACTGGGTTATTTCACCGAGGTGGCGGTGGCCAAAGATTCGACCGAGAGCGGATATCTGCTGGTATTTTCAGTGACGGAAAAAGCCATCGTGGAAAGGATAGAATTCCTGGGCAATAAGAAGATCAAATCAGATCAGCTGGAGGAAAAGATCGCCCTCAAGCCCGGCAGTTTTCTGGATCCTCAGTACCTGGCCCAATCCAAGGATACCATCCGGGCCCTGTACATGGAGAAGGGCTACTTCAACGCCCAGGTTGAGGATACCCTGATAGAGTCGGGCAGCCGCTATGCGGTCCGTTTCAAGATCGAGGAGGGCAAGAAGATCCGGGTCAAGAAGATACTGGTCAGCGGCAACCAGGCCCTGTCAGACGGGGCCGTCATCAAAGCCATGAAGACCAAGCCCCGGGGCTGGACATTGGTCTGGAAGGTGATCCCCTGGTTCCGCAGCGGATCCTTCAACCAGGACACCCTGACCCAGGACCTGGACCGGGTGACCCGGCTGTACAAGAACCACGGCCATCTGGAGATAGCCGCCAGGCAGGATTCTCTGTCCTACAACCGGAAGATGGACCGAGTGGACATCCACCTGGAGGTGGCCGAAGGGCCGGAGTTCAAGATTGGCCGGGTGGAGTTCTCCGGCAACGACAAGATCGATACCAAGAGGCTCCACCGGATGACCGAGCTGAAGCCGGAAAAGATCTTCCGGATAGACGACGCCGACAAGACCCTGGAGAACCTGTTCTCCATCTACACCGAGGAGGGCTACATCTACTGCCACATCGAGCCCTTCCAGGACCTGCGGGATTCCACGGTGGACATCACCTATAACATCATCGAGAACAAACCGGCCTATGTCAACAAGGTGATCATCTCCGGCAACACCAAGACCCGGGAGAAGGTGATCCGCCGGGTGCTGACCGTCAAGCCGGGCGAGCTGTTCCGGCGTTCCAAGGTGATGCGCAGCCAGCGGGAGATCTTCACCTTGGGCTATTTCGAGGACGTCCAGCTGAACTACCAGCCGGCCGACACCCTGGGCAACATCGACCTGATCTTTGACGTCAAGGAGAAGACGGTGGGCCAGTTCCAGATCGGGACCACCTACGGGGCCACCGACGGCCTGGCCGGCTTCGTGCAGATCGGGGTCCCCAATTTCCTGGGCCGGGGCCAGCAGGTGAACCTGAAGACCGAGTTCAGCAACAAGAAGTTCAACGTCGATCTGGGCTTCACCGAGCCCTGGCTGTTCGACACCCCGACCTCGGTGGGCGTCAATGTCTATCACACCCAATATACCTATTCCGAGTACACTCAGAAAAAGACCGGCGGCAGCCTGAGTCTGGGGCGCCCCATCCCCTGGCTGGATTACACCCGGGGCTACTGGTCCTACAGCCTGGAGCGGATCAATATCACGGATATGTCCGAATCTTTTGCGCAAGCCATGAGCACTCAAGCATTCCCATCCATATCATCGAGCACCTCGTTTACGCTGGTGCGGGACAGCCGTGACCGGCCCTTCAACGCCAGCCGCGGCACCCGGACGGTGGGCCTGGCCAAGTACGCCGGCGGCATCCTGGGGGGCCGGATCGATTACCAGAAATACCTGCTGGAGTACCGGCACTACCGGCCGCTGTTCTGGAAGTTGGTGGGGATGGCCCGGGCCAAGACCGGGGTGGTGGACGGCTACAGCAGCCCCTCCACGGTGCCGGCTTATGAAAGATTCCGCATCGGCGGCTCGGGGGACGACGGGGTAAGGGGCTATCCCGACCAGAGCATCAACCGGGCCACCTACGGCGGCCGGATAATGCTGATCAGCAACCTGGAGGTCAAATACAGCTTCAACCAGAGCGTCTACCTGCTGGCCTTCGCCGATGCCGGGAACACCTGGACCCAATACGACCAGATCCATCCCTCGGTGCTGTACAAGGGCGCCGGCCTGGGGGTCAGGGCCGAGGTGCCGATGCTGGGCGTCCTGGGCCTGGACTGGGGATGGGGATTCGACTGGGACAAGAACGTGCAGTCAGACAAATGGCAGCTGCATTTCCAGCTGGGGACTTCGTTTTAA